From the genome of Lotus japonicus ecotype B-129 chromosome 6, LjGifu_v1.2, one region includes:
- the LOC130723781 gene encoding uncharacterized protein LOC130723781 isoform X1, with translation MDRDMITEDHTPSPTSPHCPSITDALLVTTMCMIGLPVDVHVKDGSVYSGIFHTASADAGYGVVLKKARMIKKGKCNSNVGEQALVDTLLIPSDDLVQVVSKGITLPSNGVGGTCEIENDVGPMIDAKLVNQSSQAADVLSKGIADECRQKSEFANERSDEKIQSSNSSHEIDTCVGEVEAVERGSADTTSSPHDNGLLCNNVPASVKANNSCTNSTLGVDLISESHDFPEKSVEISNPLGTDSIKNAKEFKLNPGAKLFSPSVVHPMIVTTALPTAPNMVYIPNSSLPTTTIQPERGFTTFASRPSAPVKVAQYNNFTAGNGGSGSQFSQPLAHRTQPLRYAAHYDPILSEPAYLQPNSPAVMAGRSTQLVYPTSQDWIHGAMAMSPASARPLLNHVQYPKQQGGTVGQAMPACMHPPVLTSGQQPFPLHSHIPHLHPGFPSPRPISVPGPNSFYGTKFS, from the exons ATGGACAGGGACATGATCACAGAGGATCACACTCCTTCACCTACTTCCCCACATTGTCCATCAATCACCGACGCTTTGCTCGTCACCACCATGTGCATGATTGGCCTCCCAGTTGATGTTCATGTCAAGGATGGCTCTGTCTATTCTGGAATCTTCCATACTGCTTCTGCGGACGCTGGTTATG GTGTTGTTTTGAAAAAAGCAAGGATGATAAAGAAGGGAAAGTGCAATAGTAATGTGGGAGAGCAAGCCTTGGTAGATACGCTTTTGATTCCGTCCGATGATCTTGTCCAGGTTGTTTCGAAG GGAATAACACTTCCTTCAAACGGTGTTGGTGGAACATGTGAGATAGAGAATGATGTTGGACCCATGATCGATGCAAAACTGGTGAATCAATCAAG CCAAGCTGCGGATGTATTGTCAAAAGGGATAGCTGATGAGTGCAGACAGAAGTCTGAGTTTGCAAATGAAAGAAGT GATGAAAAGATTCAAAGCTCTAATTCAAGCCATGAAA TTGATACATGTGTGGGCGAAGTGGAAGCTGTTGAGCGTGGAAGTGCTGATACAACATCCAGCCCTCATGACAATGGTTTGCTCTGCAACAATGTTCCTGCATCTGTTAAAGCCAACAATTCGTGTACAAATTCCACCCTAGGAGTGGATCTCATCTCAGAGTCACATGATTTTCCAGAAAAATCTGTTGAGATATCTAATCCTCTGGGTACAGATTCTATCAAAAATGCTAAG GAATTTAAGCTCAACCCAGGTGCCAAACTTTTCTCTCCATCTGTGGTACATCCTATGATAGTGACTACTGCTCTGCCAACTGCTCCAAACATGGTTTACATACCAAATAGCTCTCTACCTACTACTACTATTCAACCAGAACGTGGATTCACTACTTTTGCTTCTCGACCTTCTGCACCTGTTAAGGTTGCTCAGTATAATAATTTCACAGCGGGAAATGGTGGGAGTGGTTCTCAATTTTCACAACCT TTGGCACATAGGACGCAACCTCTGCGATATGCTGCACATTATGATCCTATTTTGTCTGAACCTGCTTATTTGCAACCAAACTCTCCTGCT GTTATGGCTGGACGTTCCACCCAATTAGTCTATCCAACTTCCCAG GATTGGATTCATGGTGCAATGGCTATGTCACCTGCCTCAGCTCGTCCTCTGTTGAATCATGTACAATATCCGAAGCAGCAAG GTGGAACAGTTGGTCAAGCCATGCCAGCTTGTATGCACCCTCCTGTCCTAACAAGCGGGCAACAACCCTTTCCGCTTCACAGCCACATTCCACATTTGCATCCTGGTTTTCCTTCACCTAGACCTATTTCAGTCCCAGGACCAAATAGTTTCTATGGCACAAAGTTTTCATGA
- the LOC130723781 gene encoding uncharacterized protein LOC130723781 isoform X2, which produces MDRDMITEDHTPSPTSPHCPSITDALLVTTMCMIGLPVDVHVKDGSVYSGIFHTASADAGYGVVLKKARMIKKGKCNSNVGEQALVDTLLIPSDDLVQVVSKGITLPSNGVGGTCEIENDVGPMIDAKLVNQSSQAADVLSKGIADECRQKSEFANERSDEKIQSSNSSHEIDTCVGEVEAVERGSADTTSSPHDNGLLCNNVPASVKANNSCTNSTLGVDLISESHDFPEKSVEISNPLGTDSIKNAKEFKLNPGAKLFSPSVVHPMIVTTALPTAPNMVYIPNSSLPTTTIQPERGFTTFASRPSAPVKVAQYNNFTAGNGGSGSQFSQPLAHRTQPLRYAAHYDPILSEPAYLQPNSPAVMAGRSTQLVYPTSQKH; this is translated from the exons ATGGACAGGGACATGATCACAGAGGATCACACTCCTTCACCTACTTCCCCACATTGTCCATCAATCACCGACGCTTTGCTCGTCACCACCATGTGCATGATTGGCCTCCCAGTTGATGTTCATGTCAAGGATGGCTCTGTCTATTCTGGAATCTTCCATACTGCTTCTGCGGACGCTGGTTATG GTGTTGTTTTGAAAAAAGCAAGGATGATAAAGAAGGGAAAGTGCAATAGTAATGTGGGAGAGCAAGCCTTGGTAGATACGCTTTTGATTCCGTCCGATGATCTTGTCCAGGTTGTTTCGAAG GGAATAACACTTCCTTCAAACGGTGTTGGTGGAACATGTGAGATAGAGAATGATGTTGGACCCATGATCGATGCAAAACTGGTGAATCAATCAAG CCAAGCTGCGGATGTATTGTCAAAAGGGATAGCTGATGAGTGCAGACAGAAGTCTGAGTTTGCAAATGAAAGAAGT GATGAAAAGATTCAAAGCTCTAATTCAAGCCATGAAA TTGATACATGTGTGGGCGAAGTGGAAGCTGTTGAGCGTGGAAGTGCTGATACAACATCCAGCCCTCATGACAATGGTTTGCTCTGCAACAATGTTCCTGCATCTGTTAAAGCCAACAATTCGTGTACAAATTCCACCCTAGGAGTGGATCTCATCTCAGAGTCACATGATTTTCCAGAAAAATCTGTTGAGATATCTAATCCTCTGGGTACAGATTCTATCAAAAATGCTAAG GAATTTAAGCTCAACCCAGGTGCCAAACTTTTCTCTCCATCTGTGGTACATCCTATGATAGTGACTACTGCTCTGCCAACTGCTCCAAACATGGTTTACATACCAAATAGCTCTCTACCTACTACTACTATTCAACCAGAACGTGGATTCACTACTTTTGCTTCTCGACCTTCTGCACCTGTTAAGGTTGCTCAGTATAATAATTTCACAGCGGGAAATGGTGGGAGTGGTTCTCAATTTTCACAACCT TTGGCACATAGGACGCAACCTCTGCGATATGCTGCACATTATGATCCTATTTTGTCTGAACCTGCTTATTTGCAACCAAACTCTCCTGCT GTTATGGCTGGACGTTCCACCCAATTAGTCTATCCAACTTCCCAG AAACATTAA